One genomic segment of Pseudomonas sp. RU47 includes these proteins:
- the dapF gene encoding diaminopimelate epimerase, translated as MPLTFHKMHANGDDFVVIDSRNIANPVTGQLARRLGDRHRGIGFNQLAVVLDCADADASVELWNADGSALDVCGSATRGVADRLMREASRTSITLRTNRGLLTCERMPSGLIAVDMGEPLFDWQDIPLAQEHDTLFLPLAGAPTACNMGNPHCTYFVDDLSSVDIAALGPSLETHPLFPQKTNVHFVQIIDRQHIRLRIWERNGAIPLGSGSCSCGAAVNGIRRGLLDHTVNVECDGGPVTVHWNGSGPVTLSGPVEPTFSGTIPDTQLDLK; from the coding sequence ATGCCACTCACCTTCCATAAGATGCACGCCAACGGCGATGACTTCGTCGTGATCGACTCACGCAACATTGCCAACCCCGTCACCGGCCAACTCGCCCGGCGCCTGGGTGATCGTCATCGCGGCATCGGTTTCAACCAACTCGCCGTGGTCCTTGATTGCGCAGACGCCGATGCGAGCGTGGAACTCTGGAACGCCGACGGCTCAGCGCTCGACGTGTGCGGCAGCGCCACCCGTGGCGTGGCGGACAGGTTGATGCGCGAAGCCAGCCGAACATCGATCACCCTGCGCACCAACCGTGGCTTGCTCACCTGCGAACGCATGCCCAGCGGATTGATCGCCGTCGACATGGGCGAACCGTTGTTCGACTGGCAAGACATCCCTCTGGCGCAAGAACACGACACGCTTTTTCTACCGCTCGCCGGCGCCCCAACCGCGTGCAACATGGGCAATCCACACTGCACCTATTTCGTCGATGACCTCAGCTCCGTCGATATCGCCGCCCTCGGCCCAAGCCTCGAAACCCATCCGTTGTTTCCGCAAAAAACCAACGTCCACTTCGTGCAAATCATCGACCGCCAACACATCCGCCTGCGCATCTGGGAACGCAACGGCGCCATCCCGCTCGGCTCCGGCTCATGCTCATGTGGTGCAGCGGTCAACGGTATCCGCCGAGGCCTGCTCGACCACACCGTCAACGTCGAATGCGACGGCGGCCCCGTCACCGTCCACTGGAACGGCAGCGGCCCCGTCACCCTGAGCGGCCCGGTAGAACCCACTTTCTCCGGCACAATCCCCGACACCCAACTCGACCTCAAGTGA
- a CDS encoding DUF2931 family protein translates to MKVLFTLLCALLITGCQSADPLSAKNDPKSEWWELAFTEPDYMKVWVENSSVQDIKGRIFYKTGGGTAAGGEPEDGTESARGWTGGVGGSGRRVVGADLPVRIWVRWQSIVEQKTWQAWVEVPEEARQLMVASVNQRCPQTPDQEARFMASVYLGLAPGGVVQVWVRDSCHHPVKVARAQAEIEPLGPSQGKNEGRYAYPVSEKAKRYIDKYGIPYGSW, encoded by the coding sequence ATGAAAGTACTTTTTACCCTGCTATGCGCGCTGTTGATTACTGGGTGCCAGTCTGCTGATCCACTTTCAGCAAAAAATGACCCGAAATCCGAGTGGTGGGAGTTGGCGTTTACCGAGCCGGACTACATGAAGGTCTGGGTAGAGAACAGTTCTGTTCAAGACATTAAAGGAAGGATTTTCTACAAAACCGGCGGCGGCACCGCTGCGGGGGGAGAGCCTGAAGATGGAACGGAGTCCGCCCGAGGTTGGACAGGTGGGGTAGGCGGCAGCGGAAGGAGGGTGGTGGGAGCAGATTTACCTGTTCGCATCTGGGTCCGTTGGCAATCGATTGTCGAACAGAAAACGTGGCAGGCATGGGTAGAAGTCCCAGAAGAAGCCAGGCAGTTGATGGTGGCGTCCGTCAATCAACGTTGCCCGCAGACGCCTGATCAGGAAGCGAGATTTATGGCGTCGGTTTATTTAGGGTTGGCCCCCGGTGGTGTTGTGCAGGTTTGGGTAAGAGACTCTTGCCACCACCCGGTTAAAGTCGCTCGAGCGCAGGCTGAAATTGAGCCACTGGGGCCGAGCCAAGGTAAGAACGAAGGGCGTTACGCTTATCCGGTGAGTGAAAAGGCAAAGCGGTATATCGATAAATATGGCATTCCATACGGAAGTTGGTAG
- a CDS encoding DUF2931 family protein, with product MNARIALLGALLLSGCQIGGPETGENDPKYPWWELVFVQPNYMKVWVEDSSVQDINNRIFFRAGKSTAASGEPDISTESARGWGAVSGTGRPVTGADLPEQIFVRWQSITEQKTYTGFIEIPEEGRLLMLKSTHQRCPETPEKTARFMASLYVGLAPGGVLQAWVRDSCRNPVEVARGQGGVEVLGPEQGKHGGRYAYPVSEKAKRYVEKYGIPYGSW from the coding sequence ATGAACGCAAGGATTGCGCTGCTGGGCGCTTTATTGTTGTCTGGCTGCCAAATCGGAGGTCCAGAAACCGGCGAAAATGACCCTAAATATCCATGGTGGGAGTTAGTGTTCGTTCAGCCGAATTACATGAAGGTCTGGGTAGAGGACAGCTCCGTCCAAGACATCAATAACAGAATTTTCTTTCGCGCTGGCAAGAGCACTGCTGCTAGCGGTGAGCCCGATATCAGCACAGAGTCTGCTCGTGGTTGGGGGGCGGTATCGGGGACCGGGAGACCTGTGACGGGCGCTGATCTTCCAGAACAGATCTTTGTCCGCTGGCAATCCATAACAGAGCAAAAAACTTACACAGGGTTCATCGAGATTCCGGAGGAGGGCAGGCTATTGATGCTGAAGTCAACACACCAGCGCTGCCCGGAAACACCGGAGAAAACCGCGCGGTTTATGGCGTCGCTCTACGTGGGTCTCGCTCCGGGCGGCGTACTCCAAGCATGGGTTAGAGACTCATGTCGAAATCCGGTTGAGGTCGCCCGAGGTCAAGGAGGGGTAGAAGTTTTGGGGCCGGAACAAGGGAAGCACGGTGGTCGTTATGCCTATCCGGTAAGTGAGAAGGCTAAGCGATATGTGGAAAAGTACGGCATTCCCTATGGAAGTTGGTAG
- a CDS encoding phospholipase effector Tle1 domain-containing protein — translation MSGYVPNPPKNYRYEEAKPVDIHAQRWAEYEKHGKEPAREPEKIGIALRIGVFFDGTGNNANNTAAGLLCGAQHPIAPEDIPASCQPYMRDPDSSYANSTTNVQKLSELYFAPQRAEGDSLQKQAFRMIYIEGIGTESGKKDSTLGGGTGRGDTGVAGRVQLSFAEIKTRIKDVLDNNPNSEITSLTFDAFGFSRGAAAARHFANEVVRGKHGPLGEVLRSNASALSRTFIEEYKSSINMGFIGLFDTVPSIAGWSNLGDIKSPIATGIKLYLDRRFFTDVVQLSARDEYRANFALSRVKADHLEITLPGVHSDIGGGYRDEVEECVLVSPMQTLEVSQFTDVSTTSIYRDAVTVKGQWLAKGWPEEMLEIVTPDVLLLPIDQQDRLSPRMKRVYAAVQLKRPVSGLLSRVYLQVMHRLAKEKGVRFQDIPDTPELAVPAELQALCDRFLAGSYDTSIQEDQLLKLKYIHMSANWNHPLGRRDGSGVRAVYINAPTPDSIRVQHPHVADWKLW, via the coding sequence ATGAGTGGCTACGTACCCAACCCCCCGAAAAATTACCGTTACGAAGAAGCCAAACCCGTCGATATTCACGCCCAGCGTTGGGCGGAATATGAGAAACACGGGAAAGAACCCGCGCGCGAACCTGAGAAAATCGGGATTGCGTTGAGGATTGGGGTTTTCTTTGATGGCACTGGGAATAATGCGAACAACACGGCGGCTGGATTGCTGTGTGGGGCGCAGCATCCCATAGCTCCCGAGGATATCCCCGCCAGTTGTCAGCCCTATATGAGGGATCCGGATAGCAGCTACGCCAATAGCACCACCAATGTTCAAAAACTAAGCGAACTGTACTTCGCACCTCAAAGGGCCGAAGGAGATAGTTTGCAGAAGCAAGCGTTCCGGATGATTTATATCGAGGGAATAGGAACTGAGTCAGGCAAGAAGGACAGTACGTTAGGTGGTGGTACTGGCCGAGGCGATACAGGCGTGGCAGGACGTGTTCAGTTGTCGTTCGCAGAGATCAAAACCCGTATCAAGGACGTGCTGGATAACAATCCCAATAGTGAAATTACGTCCCTGACCTTTGATGCATTCGGCTTCAGCCGTGGTGCTGCTGCAGCAAGACACTTTGCCAACGAGGTCGTACGTGGAAAGCATGGGCCACTCGGGGAAGTGTTGCGCAGCAACGCCAGCGCCCTCAGCCGCACCTTCATCGAAGAGTACAAAAGCAGCATCAACATGGGTTTTATTGGCCTTTTTGATACGGTGCCATCCATTGCTGGCTGGTCGAATCTGGGGGACATCAAAAGTCCCATCGCAACAGGAATCAAACTTTACCTCGACCGCCGCTTCTTCACTGATGTCGTGCAGTTATCCGCGCGTGACGAATATCGGGCTAACTTCGCTCTGAGTCGCGTTAAAGCGGATCACTTGGAAATAACTCTGCCCGGGGTTCATTCCGACATCGGCGGTGGCTACCGCGATGAGGTCGAAGAGTGCGTGCTCGTCAGTCCGATGCAAACGCTTGAAGTGTCCCAATTTACCGATGTCTCCACTACGTCGATCTACCGTGATGCCGTGACGGTGAAGGGGCAGTGGCTTGCCAAAGGATGGCCAGAAGAGATGCTGGAGATCGTCACGCCCGATGTCCTTCTTCTGCCAATTGATCAGCAAGATCGGCTCAGCCCACGCATGAAGCGCGTATATGCCGCAGTGCAACTCAAACGTCCTGTGAGTGGCTTGCTCTCCAGGGTATATCTACAAGTGATGCACCGATTGGCAAAAGAGAAGGGCGTTCGGTTTCAAGACATTCCCGATACGCCTGAGTTGGCAGTGCCCGCGGAGCTTCAAGCGCTGTGTGATCGATTTCTAGCGGGTAGTTACGACACCTCAATCCAAGAAGACCAATTGCTGAAGCTGAAGTACATTCACATGTCTGCAAATTGGAACCATCCTCTCGGGCGCAGAGATGGCAGTGGCGTCCGTGCCGTTTACATCAATGCCCCGACGCCGGACTCGATACGCGTACAACACCCTCATGTAGCTGACTGGAAACTTTGGTGA
- a CDS encoding GNAT family N-acetyltransferase translates to MNFTHRPVTADDVNTLCSFPQGEQELFFMFPKANFPLTEEQMHSAISQRFDSKAFLANGEFVGFANFYRAEHDGICCIGNVIVAPYARGQGVARYIVETMTALGFEKYQAKEVQLSCFNENTAGLLLYPKLGFVPFSIEERPAPGGKRSALINMTRSRGAANATHLP, encoded by the coding sequence ATGAATTTCACCCACCGGCCAGTGACGGCCGACGACGTCAACACCCTCTGCAGCTTTCCCCAAGGCGAACAAGAGCTGTTCTTCATGTTCCCGAAAGCCAACTTCCCGCTGACGGAAGAGCAGATGCACAGCGCAATCAGCCAACGCTTCGACTCCAAGGCTTTTCTGGCCAACGGCGAGTTCGTCGGCTTCGCCAACTTCTACCGCGCTGAGCACGATGGCATCTGCTGCATCGGCAACGTCATCGTCGCGCCCTACGCCCGTGGGCAAGGTGTGGCGCGGTACATTGTCGAAACCATGACCGCGCTGGGTTTCGAAAAATACCAGGCCAAGGAAGTGCAACTCTCCTGCTTCAACGAAAACACCGCAGGCCTGCTGCTCTACCCGAAACTTGGCTTCGTGCCGTTCTCCATCGAAGAACGCCCGGCGCCGGGTGGCAAACGTTCAGCGCTGATCAACATGACGCGCAGCAGAGGCGCAGCGAATGCCACTCACCTTCCATAA
- a CDS encoding P-loop NTPase fold protein, giving the protein MTRTNEAARFLDYYLDDSVESEYAVMLSAPWGAGKTHFIKSYLDARAAGLPPKEQPGYLYASLYGVASVGAIHDQFFAQAHPHLSSKASRIIGSALSGAIEKFGGMKGTDQLARDMLLKLDGNILVIDDLERCSMKVPDILGFINSFVEHEKLKVIILANEEEISGKESYEKQKEKLVGKTIQVKADPSEVLDKLTARLRTHLVREVVTRERTALLATFNGSTHPNYRNLRAILEDFERLVEAADVRLRDKPEAMKQLLLYMIATGGESRSGALDREALRLLRTNQFSTSLLSNKEKSPADKQFDQLKSRYPEVKWTDPIVSPGHLSELFFTGKIDADKINEDLARHPEVAGHADIPAWRLLWDWTRLPKSEYGKAKTAFLSQLNERSMVHSGLILHAAGIIISLRQFGDPVLGEDCSAERYFSDYVSCLLNLNTLQVDNGMFGLGGTGAFGLGYSSSDTAEFQAISNMMKKASDEVFRRQMQAVAGGYVERLAASADNYSSLYEYGIQDGNYAATPFLQLIDVKEFAKLLIIDSCSNDQLFASLIKRYEHDFMSRKALADEYDWTDSLKAELLRIINNETAPFAQLLKLRVDYYFGKIGEGIGRPTAEP; this is encoded by the coding sequence ATGACAAGGACCAACGAGGCTGCACGTTTTCTTGACTACTACCTAGACGATTCGGTGGAGTCTGAGTATGCAGTGATGCTGAGTGCTCCATGGGGAGCTGGGAAAACCCATTTTATTAAAAGCTATCTGGATGCTCGGGCTGCTGGGCTACCGCCTAAAGAGCAACCTGGCTACCTGTACGCCAGCCTGTATGGTGTGGCTTCGGTTGGGGCTATCCATGACCAGTTTTTCGCGCAGGCACACCCTCACCTCAGCTCAAAAGCCTCTCGGATTATCGGGTCTGCGCTTTCTGGTGCTATAGAAAAATTCGGCGGGATGAAAGGGACTGACCAGCTTGCAAGAGACATGCTGCTCAAGTTGGACGGCAACATTCTCGTCATTGACGATCTCGAACGGTGTTCTATGAAAGTCCCGGATATTTTGGGCTTCATCAACAGCTTCGTCGAGCACGAAAAGTTGAAGGTTATCATCCTTGCCAATGAAGAAGAGATCTCCGGAAAGGAGAGTTACGAGAAGCAGAAGGAAAAGCTCGTGGGCAAGACTATCCAGGTCAAGGCAGATCCCTCCGAGGTATTGGATAAGCTCACAGCGAGGTTAAGAACGCATTTGGTGCGTGAAGTCGTGACGCGTGAAAGAACCGCGTTGCTGGCTACATTTAACGGATCAACGCACCCTAACTACCGGAACCTACGCGCCATCCTGGAAGATTTTGAGCGTCTTGTTGAGGCTGCCGATGTTCGATTGCGAGACAAGCCAGAAGCAATGAAGCAGCTACTTCTGTATATGATCGCGACCGGAGGCGAGTCGAGAAGCGGTGCTTTGGACAGGGAAGCGTTAAGGTTACTTCGCACCAATCAATTCTCTACAAGCCTTCTATCAAACAAAGAAAAATCCCCTGCGGACAAGCAATTTGATCAATTGAAGAGCCGATACCCAGAGGTAAAATGGACTGACCCTATCGTCAGCCCAGGGCACCTTTCGGAACTGTTTTTCACAGGAAAAATTGACGCCGACAAAATTAATGAAGACCTTGCCCGTCACCCCGAGGTTGCTGGTCATGCAGATATCCCGGCATGGAGGCTTCTGTGGGATTGGACCAGATTGCCAAAGAGCGAGTACGGGAAGGCGAAAACGGCGTTTCTGAGCCAGCTCAACGAACGCAGCATGGTTCATTCAGGGCTAATCTTGCACGCAGCAGGCATTATCATTTCGCTACGCCAGTTCGGAGATCCAGTATTAGGAGAGGACTGCTCTGCGGAGCGGTATTTCTCTGACTACGTTTCATGCCTGCTGAACTTGAACACGCTTCAGGTTGATAACGGTATGTTTGGATTGGGTGGAACTGGTGCGTTCGGCCTCGGTTACTCGTCATCTGATACCGCGGAATTCCAAGCCATCTCCAATATGATGAAGAAGGCCTCAGACGAAGTGTTCCGTCGTCAAATGCAAGCAGTCGCCGGAGGCTATGTTGAGCGGTTGGCCGCCAGCGCTGATAACTACAGTTCGCTGTATGAGTATGGTATTCAAGACGGTAACTATGCCGCCACGCCTTTCCTTCAGCTCATTGATGTGAAGGAGTTCGCGAAGCTGCTAATCATCGACTCCTGCTCTAATGACCAGCTTTTTGCGAGCCTAATCAAGCGCTACGAACATGACTTTATGAGCCGGAAAGCATTGGCTGATGAGTATGATTGGACTGACAGCTTGAAGGCAGAACTGCTGAGGATCATCAACAACGAAACGGCTCCGTTTGCCCAGTTGCTGAAACTGCGTGTGGATTATTACTTTGGAAAAATTGGCGAAGGGATAGGCCGGCCTACTGCCGAGCCATAA
- a CDS encoding DUF6124 family protein, with product MIKPTPNPPETDPTSPYESPDSKRFHEAAERALDHYLKPASQIMASTEQPERMYLANPKYNSESLLANASETLGSASEMLLNFAAMLDTPHRKTALGIAQVVMLGEIAVNQALDNVEIAS from the coding sequence ATGATCAAACCAACACCCAACCCACCAGAAACCGACCCCACATCCCCTTACGAATCCCCCGACTCCAAGCGATTCCACGAAGCCGCCGAACGCGCCCTCGACCACTACCTCAAACCCGCCAGCCAAATCATGGCCAGCACCGAACAACCTGAACGCATGTACCTCGCCAACCCGAAGTACAACAGCGAATCCCTGCTCGCCAACGCCAGCGAAACCCTCGGCTCCGCCAGCGAAATGCTCCTCAACTTCGCCGCCATGCTCGACACCCCGCACCGCAAAACCGCACTGGGCATCGCCCAAGTCGTGATGCTCGGCGAAATCGCCGTCAACCAAGCGCTGGATAACGTCGAAATCGCCAGCTAA